The region CCCTCGTGACCGAAAAGGAAATCGAAGAGAAGGTCATTAACATCGTCGTGGAGCAGATGGGTGTGGACCGCAGCCAGGTCACGCGCGACACGAGCTTCACGAACGACCTCAACGCTGACAGTCTCGACACCGTCGAACTCGTCATGGAGTTCGAGGATCAGTTCGACACGCAGATCCCCGACACCGAGGCTGAGAAGATCCTCACGGTCGGACAAGCGATTGACTACATCGCCAAGCATTACAACGACAAGGACAGCAAGGCCTGAACCCGGGGGCCTAGGGGCGGAGCGCCACGGCCGTTCGCGGGCGGTTCCTGCCCCTGATTGCGCCTCCGATTCCCTGCCCTTTCAACCCCCGCTGCGCCGGCCGGCCTGACCTTCCCAATGAGGACCATTCAGCTTCGACGCGTTGTCGTCACCGGGCTCGGCGTGGTGACTGATATCGGCCACGATGTCCCATCGATGTGGGCGTCGATGATCGAGGGGCGCTCCGGGATCGGCCCCATCTCGTACTTCGAGCAAGGCGAGGAGTGGGGTGTCCGTTTCGCCGGCGAAGTTCGCGACTGGGATCCGACCAAGGTCATCGATGTGCGCGAGTCGAAGCGCATGGATCGCTTCTGCCTGCTGGGACTGGCGGCAGCCATCGAGGCGGCAGCCGATTGCGGCTACGACTTCAACGCCGGCGATCCCTATCGACGCGGCGTCGCCATCGGCTCGGGTGTCGGCGGCATCGAGACGATCGAGACACACCACCTGAAGCTGCTCCAGACGGGTCCGCGCAAGGTGAGTCCCTTCGTGGTTCCCCGGCTCATGGTCAACGCCTGTGCGGGCAATGTGAGCATCCGCTTCAATCTGCGCGGGGCGAACATCGCCACGGCGACGGCGTGCGCCACCGGATCTCACTCGATCGGGGCGGCGTATCACCTCATTCAGCGGGGCGATGCGGACCTCATGTTCGCCGGCGGTGCCGAGGGCGCGGTGACCCCTATCTGCGTCTCAGCTTTCAACGCCATGCGCGCCCTCTCGACGCGCAACGACGATCCGCAGCGAGCCTCGCGTCCGTTCGATCGCGATCGAGATGGCTTCGTGCTGGCGGAAGGCGCCGCGGTGCTGATCCTCGAGGACCTCGAGCACGCCAAGGCGCGCGGCGCGAAGATCTACGCGGAGCTCGTCGGCTTCGGAAGTTCTGGAGATGCCATCCACATCGCTGCCCCCGATGAACAGGGCATGGGTGCCGCGAAGGCGATGGAGTTCGCCATGCGCGACGCGCAAATCAACCCGGAGGAGGTCGGGTACATCAACGCCCACGGCACCAGTACGCCTCTTGGCGATGCTGCCGAGGTCGCGGCGATCAAGGGCGTCTTCGGCGCGCACGCGTCAAAGCTCTCCGTCTCGAGCACGAAGAGCGTGACGGGTCACACCCTGGGGGCCGCCGGCGGCATCGAAAGCGTCGCCACCATCCTCGCCATCCAGCGGGAAGTGCTGCCCCCGACCATCAATCTCGACAACCCCGATGAGGGTTTCAACCTCGACTTCGTTCCGAACCAGGCCAAGCCGAAGCGGGTCGACTACGGGATCAACAACTCATTCGGTTTCGGCGGCCACAACACCTCGATGGTCTTCGCCCGCTTCACGGGTTGAGTTCCGCCGCGGGTGGGCCGAGCGCCTCGACGCGCTCCTCGATCTGCGCCGTGCGGCGCACGCGAATGCCGAAGTTCTCGCCAACCTTCACCACTTCGCCGTGGCCGATGACGCGATTGCTGACGAGGATCTCCAGATCCTCGTCGGACCGCTTGGGCAACTCCACGATGGATCCGTGGGAGAGGCGCATCACTTCGGCCACCGACATGGGCCGACGACCGATCTGGACAATCACGGGCACTTCCAGCTTCAGGATGGCGTCGAGGTCCGCGGGCATGTCTCCTTCTATCGGCTTGAGGCAGGCTGGCCCGACAACCTGAGACTTGTGTTCGGCCACTCGCGTTCTACCCACACAGCTTCCAAACCGCCCCGGAGCCTTCATCCGAAGCGAGTGGGTGAGAGTGCCGCGGGCCAAACGCGCCACATGCCATTCGTGCCTCCCTGGAGCCTTCATCCGAGGCCGCACCGCGGGGTTCCATGCCGCAGAGTGCACGCGCTCCCGCGCATGCGTCTCGCGTCAGTTCGGACCTGCGATGGCCGATCGGAGCCGCTCTATTCGACCGACAGCGCCTTCTGAATCTCCTCGATGATGGCCTGCTCGGCGGCGCTCGTGTTGCCGAAGATCCCGAAGAAACCACCCGCCGCCTCGGCCACCCGGTTGGCGAACTTGAGGAGGTCTTCGCGGAAGGTATGGAGTTCCTCCGCCGACAGCGTCTTTCGAAGCTGCGAGGCGTAGAGCTTCCACACCGATCGAGCATTCTGCGTCGGACCGTTGCGGATCCAATCCCGCAGCCGGTCGAACGCCGGGCTGTCGCGGGGAACGCCTGCCTCGACGGCGATGCGCTCGACGGCCTCGGCCTCCTTGGGCTCGACCTTGCCGTCAGCCCACGCGATCTCCACCAGCGGGTAGAGCTTGAAGGCGGTCAGCAGCTCCTTCCTGTCGATGACTGTGACCAGGCGATCAAGCGCGGCTTCGTCGGTGACCCCGGTGGCCTTTCGGAGTTCCTCTTTCGTGTGCTTGGCGTCGAAGACCGTCTTGAGTTTGGCGACGAGCCGGGCGTCCTTGTCCCGGAAGTAGCCCTCCTCGAACCCGGTGCGTCGTTCCTCGAGGGCGTCATGATTGCTGAAGGGGCTTGACATGGTCGTCTCCGTAACGAGGTTCGTGGGCGGATAAGTCTATCCGCCGCGTCAGGCCTCGTGTTCGAGTTCGATCTC is a window of Phycisphaeraceae bacterium DNA encoding:
- the acpP gene encoding acyl carrier protein, translated to MNPLRRSLVTEKEIEEKVINIVVEQMGVDRSQVTRDTSFTNDLNADSLDTVELVMEFEDQFDTQIPDTEAEKILTVGQAIDYIAKHYNDKDSKA
- the fabF gene encoding beta-ketoacyl-ACP synthase II; this encodes MQLRRVVVTGLGVVTDIGHDVPSMWASMIEGRSGIGPISYFEQGEEWGVRFAGEVRDWDPTKVIDVRESKRMDRFCLLGLAAAIEAAADCGYDFNAGDPYRRGVAIGSGVGGIETIETHHLKLLQTGPRKVSPFVVPRLMVNACAGNVSIRFNLRGANIATATACATGSHSIGAAYHLIQRGDADLMFAGGAEGAVTPICVSAFNAMRALSTRNDDPQRASRPFDRDRDGFVLAEGAAVLILEDLEHAKARGAKIYAELVGFGSSGDAIHIAAPDEQGMGAAKAMEFAMRDAQINPEEVGYINAHGTSTPLGDAAEVAAIKGVFGAHASKLSVSSTKSVTGHTLGAAGGIESVATILAIQREVLPPTINLDNPDEGFNLDFVPNQAKPKRVDYGINNSFGFGGHNTSMVFARFTG
- a CDS encoding TerB family tellurite resistance protein, with translation MSSPFSNHDALEERRTGFEEGYFRDKDARLVAKLKTVFDAKHTKEELRKATGVTDEAALDRLVTVIDRKELLTAFKLYPLVEIAWADGKVEPKEAEAVERIAVEAGVPRDSPAFDRLRDWIRNGPTQNARSVWKLYASQLRKTLSAEELHTFREDLLKFANRVAEAAGGFFGIFGNTSAAEQAIIEEIQKALSVE
- a CDS encoding FliM/FliN family flagellar motor switch protein; the protein is MPADLDAILKLEVPVIVQIGRRPMSVAEVMRLSHGSIVELPKRSDEDLEILVSNRVIGHGEVVKVGENFGIRVRRTAQIEERVEALGPPAAELNP